One genomic region from Reichenbachiella ulvae encodes:
- a CDS encoding type II toxin-antitoxin system HipA family toxin codes for MIKTAEVWIWETFVGAIHWDEKRQLARFQYDSKFQEKGWDLSPFKMPISQGIRTYEFPELRKGENSQDDTYRGLPGLFADCLPDRFGTQLMDIWQERNGKMNSIEQLCFIGNRGMGALEYRPADDKNDDSNAILEIDRLVEVGHMALHRMSLNAREEEFLEQWIRIGTSAGGARPKAVIAYNERTGEIKTGHGAMDPSFEPWLIKFDGVSGAQFGESLGWGQVEYAYYLMAKECGIDMMECQTIHDGKRVHFMTKRFDRGINNEKHHTQTLCAMQHYDYNRLQAFSYEQLFETITDLGLTDQEKEQMFRRMVFNVIATNYDDHTKNFAFRLKKGGRWELTPAYDVCYAYDPTNNWVNQQTLSVNGKHSGISKADLMTIAYTNNINRGEEIIDQIIRVVKGWSDFATKVEVDEKKKKEIRRNLNLL; via the coding sequence ATGATTAAGACAGCAGAAGTGTGGATATGGGAAACCTTTGTAGGTGCTATTCACTGGGATGAGAAAAGACAACTGGCAAGATTCCAATACGATTCGAAATTTCAGGAAAAGGGATGGGATTTGTCCCCATTCAAAATGCCAATAAGTCAGGGAATAAGAACATATGAATTTCCTGAATTAAGGAAGGGTGAGAATAGCCAAGATGATACCTATCGAGGACTACCAGGTCTGTTCGCGGATTGCTTGCCTGATCGGTTCGGAACGCAGCTGATGGATATTTGGCAAGAAAGAAATGGCAAGATGAATTCCATAGAGCAACTCTGCTTTATCGGAAATCGAGGAATGGGAGCTTTGGAGTATCGCCCTGCAGATGATAAAAACGATGATAGTAATGCTATCCTGGAGATTGACCGCTTGGTAGAGGTGGGGCATATGGCTTTGCATCGAATGAGTTTGAATGCCAGGGAGGAAGAGTTTCTGGAGCAATGGATTAGAATTGGGACTTCTGCAGGAGGAGCCAGACCTAAGGCAGTCATAGCCTACAATGAACGAACAGGGGAGATTAAGACAGGACATGGGGCTATGGATCCTAGTTTCGAACCCTGGTTGATCAAGTTCGATGGAGTAAGCGGTGCACAGTTTGGCGAGAGCCTGGGCTGGGGACAGGTAGAGTATGCCTACTATCTGATGGCTAAAGAATGTGGTATAGATATGATGGAGTGTCAAACCATCCATGATGGGAAAAGGGTGCACTTCATGACCAAGCGCTTCGACCGTGGTATCAACAATGAGAAACATCACACCCAGACGCTATGTGCCATGCAGCACTATGACTACAACCGACTTCAGGCCTTTAGCTATGAGCAACTATTCGAAACGATAACTGATCTAGGCCTTACCGATCAAGAAAAAGAACAGATGTTTAGGCGAATGGTATTCAATGTCATAGCGACTAACTATGATGATCATACCAAGAACTTTGCCTTTAGGCTGAAGAAGGGAGGGCGCTGGGAATTGACTCCAGCTTATGATGTTTGCTATGCTTATGATCCAACCAACAATTGGGTCAATCAACAAACCCTTAGTGTCAATGGGAAACATTCAGGCATAAGTAAAGCAGATCTGATGACAATAGCCTATACCAATAACATCAATAGAGGGGAAGAAATCATTGATCAGATCATTAGGGTAGTGAAGGGGTGGAGTGACTTTGCCACAAAGGTTGAGGTGGATGAAAAGAAGAAAAAGGAGATTAGAAGGAATCTGAATTTACTGTGA
- a CDS encoding helix-turn-helix domain-containing protein, which yields MDENKEEALLKLGSKIREIRESKGLSQTQLAYKIGKDQPSINRLEKGRINPSYVYLLEVSSGLEITIAELLS from the coding sequence ATGGATGAGAATAAGGAGGAAGCGCTTTTGAAACTCGGTAGCAAGATCAGGGAGATCCGCGAGTCAAAGGGGCTTTCTCAAACCCAATTGGCCTATAAGATTGGGAAAGATCAGCCATCGATCAATCGCCTGGAGAAAGGTAGGATTAATCCTAGCTATGTGTATCTGTTAGAGGTTTCCAGTGGATTGGAAATCACGATAGCTGAGTTGTTGTCCTAA
- a CDS encoding metallophosphoesterase, with product MKFQYASDLHLEFENNHYFLTQVNNLKPVTPYLILAGDIDNIIHRQVTRDSYFEWLSKNWEQVYIIPGNHEWYMNEDVSQAFDIDLEICPNVRYLNHQKVHIEGVDFYFTTLWSMVRHHMINHYIADFRSCKYVGERYTYKHHDELHQRAVKWLSTELNKEKTNPRVVVSHFVPCPQTDGYPKGSNSLIGPIIKRYFTADLSVRIEGWDIDYWIYGHNHWDKDIDALGTKFRSNQLGYVFQMEHRGFDFAKTIEIPTQN from the coding sequence ATGAAATTTCAGTATGCTAGTGATCTCCATCTGGAGTTTGAAAATAACCACTACTTTTTGACACAGGTCAATAACCTGAAGCCAGTAACTCCATACCTGATTTTAGCAGGAGACATAGACAACATCATTCATCGTCAAGTAACCAGAGATAGCTACTTTGAGTGGCTGTCCAAAAATTGGGAACAAGTCTATATTATTCCAGGTAACCATGAATGGTATATGAATGAAGATGTCTCTCAGGCATTTGATATTGATCTGGAGATCTGTCCCAATGTCCGATACCTCAATCATCAAAAGGTTCATATCGAAGGAGTAGATTTTTATTTCACTACACTATGGTCGATGGTTAGACATCATATGATTAACCATTACATTGCCGATTTTCGTAGCTGTAAATATGTCGGTGAGCGCTATACTTATAAGCATCATGATGAGCTTCATCAAAGGGCTGTAAAATGGCTCAGTACTGAGCTGAATAAGGAAAAAACAAATCCTAGAGTAGTGGTGTCACATTTTGTGCCATGTCCACAAACTGATGGCTATCCAAAGGGGTCTAATTCGCTCATCGGCCCAATCATTAAAAGATACTTTACAGCGGATTTATCTGTGAGAATCGAAGGGTGGGACATCGACTACTGGATTTATGGCCACAACCACTGGGATAAAGATATCGATGCTTTAGGTACAAAATTCAGATCTAATCAACTAGGCTATGTCTTTCAAATGGAACATCGTGGATTTGACTTTGCCAAGACTATTGAAATCCCAACCCAGAACTAA